From the Marivivens sp. LCG002 genome, the window TCGCCTTTTTCTTTTCACCGAAGGCTATTTCATGAGCGAATTTCATCTTGCCGAATTGAACGTCGGACAATTGCTTGCCCCGATTGACGATCCCCTGGTTGCCGAGTTCAAGACCAACGTCGAACGCATCAACGGACTTGGAAAGCGCATGCCGGGTTTCATCTGGATGATGGAAGGATCGGGCGAGGGCGCGGTCGGGAACACGGGCACCGTTTTGACCGACGATCCGAAATTCATTTTCAATCTGAGCGTTTGGGAAAGTGCCGAACAGCTGGAGACCTTTGTCTTTGGAACCCTTCACAAACAGTTTTTCCAAAGACGCGCCGAGTGGTTCACAGTACTGGACAAGATGCACTTTGTCATGTGGTGGATTCCCAAAGGCCATCGGCCGACCTTCCAAGAGGCGATGGCGCGACTCGAAGATCTTCGGATGAACGGCCCCTCTGACCGCGCCTTCGGGTGGGACCAAATCCGTAACGCGAGATAACGCGGCGGTTTTCGTTGCCTTCTTCTTTTCCCCCGTGCAATCCTGAATTGATTGCATGCTTTGTATTTTTACCTAGGGGGAAGTCGTGGGATTCGAAGTCTATTACCCTGCATTGGGCGCTGTGGCGCTCTTTGCCATTTTGACCCAGATCGTCGCTGTGATGGCGGGGATGGGAAAAACCAGTCGGGGACTCGTGCCGGGTTCCATGCCCGTCGCCGATTACAGCGACT encodes:
- a CDS encoding DUF3291 domain-containing protein encodes the protein MSEFHLAELNVGQLLAPIDDPLVAEFKTNVERINGLGKRMPGFIWMMEGSGEGAVGNTGTVLTDDPKFIFNLSVWESAEQLETFVFGTLHKQFFQRRAEWFTVLDKMHFVMWWIPKGHRPTFQEAMARLEDLRMNGPSDRAFGWDQIRNAR